From Neodiprion pinetum isolate iyNeoPine1 chromosome 7, iyNeoPine1.2, whole genome shotgun sequence, a single genomic window includes:
- the Socs36E gene encoding suppressor of cytokine signaling 5 isoform X2 gives MGQRLASLRNFFKMDSEKSELKNSANVTRQSTPTTDMPNQNAEDNGNVELPPNETENTQNKSDENLNNERLDLGLDNHNSRFESIYSQQIDSQESKSTCNNGNFVPQSEAQLKPQAASCSSSSSSSSSNSSITSEDSPTNLPLRRTSKTLSFGKRRGKQRSKDQNPACNHLLSSKKKRSNWVLKFNCAKSKGSKSTDIPGQGNNNSECVCTGYRRTEELPMGAGVVFNSSSAPQSPILGPLPSSPVIDLSRFNPEEYPMEDCDERARLQRAREMEEGVEPPPGYKPNIAAGIQVHPNGITVDSLAALFQANAGIQAAALTALSQIDFSLIPNIERPAHTQVDYVHCLVPDLRSITACSFYWGKMDRYEAERLLEGKQEGTFLLRDSAQEEFLFSVSFRKYERSLHARVEQWNHKFSFDSHDPGVYASGTVCGLIEHYKDPSCCMFFEPVLTIPLHRTYAFPLQHLCRAIITTRTTYDGINKLQLPKTLKSYLKEYHYKQRVRVRRLDIESDLQ, from the exons ATGGGCCAACGCTTAGCCAGCTTGAGAAATTTCTTTAAGATGGACAGTGAGAAATCCGAGCTCAAGAATTCAGCCAACGTAACGCGCCAGAGTACTCCCACAACAGACATGCCAAATCAGAACGCCGAGGATAACGGGAACGTCGAGTTACCGCCCAACGAAACAGAAAACACACAAAATAAGTCTGACGAAAATCTCAACAACGAACGGCTCGACTTGGGCTTAGACAATCACAACTCGAGATTTGAGTCTATATACAGCCAACAGATCGACTCGCAGGAGTCCAAGTCAACCTGCAATAATGGAAACTTTGTACCTCAGTCCGAAGCACAGCTAAAACCACAGGCAGCATcttgcagcagcagcagcagtagcagcagcagcaacagcagcatcACCTCGGAAGACAGTCCGACTAATCTACCGTTGCGAAGAACGTCGAAGACTTTATCTTTCGGAAAAAGAAGGG GTAAACAACGAAGCAAGGATCAAAATCCTGCCTGCAATCACCTGCTGTCTTCGAAAAAAAAGCGCAGTAACTGGgtactgaaattcaattgcGCCAAGAGCAAGGGATCCAAAAGTACGGACATACCTGGTCAGGGAAATAACAACTCTGAATGCGTCTGCACCGGATACAGAAGAACGGAAGAACTTCCCATGGGCGCTGGTGTCGTATTCAACAGCTCTTCGGCTCCTCAAAGTCCAATTCTTGGACCTCTGCCTTCTAGTCCGGTTATCGACTTGTCCCGATTTAATCCTGAGGAATATCCCATGGAG GACTGCGACGAGAGGGCTAGACTTCAAAGAGCCAGGGAGATGGAAGAAGGTGTAGAACCACCCCCGGGATACAAACCTAATATCGCAGCGGGTATTCAGGTGCATCCTAATGGAATAACGGTCGATAGCCTGGCCGCGTTGTTTCAAGCAAATGCTGGAATTCAGGCCGCAGCTCTCACCGCTCTGTcgcaaattgatttttccctAATTCCAAATATCGAACGACCTGCGCATACTCAG GTCGATTACGTTCACTGCCTGGTACCTGATTTACGATCAATCACAGCCTGCTCTTTTTACTGGGGTAAAATGGACCGTTACGAGGCAGAACGTTTGCTAGAGGGCAAACAAGAGGGAACATTTTTGCTGCGCGATTCTGCCCAAGAGGAATTCCTCTTCTCGGTTAGCTTTAGAAAGTACGAACGTTCGTTACACGCGAGAGTCGAACAGTGGAACCACAAATTCAGTTTCGATTCGCACGACCCTGGTGTTTACGCTTCTGGAACG GTATGCGGCTTGATAGAACACTACAAGGACCCGTCTTGCTGTATGTTCTTTGAGCCTGTGCTGACGATACCGTTGCATCGTACATACGCTTTTCCGCTGCAACATTTATGTCGAGCGATTATAACGACTAGAACAACGTACGACGGTATAAACAAACTACAGCTACCTAAAACGTTGAAAAGTTACCTCAAAGAGTATCACTATAAGCAAAGGGTTCGAGTAAGGAGGCTCGATATCGAGAGTGATCTTCAGTAA
- the Socs36E gene encoding suppressor of cytokine signaling 5 isoform X1, with protein sequence MGQRLASLRNFFKMDSEKSELKNSANVTRQSTPTTDMPNQNAEDNGNVELPPNETENTQNKSDENLNNERLDLGLDNHNSRFESIYSQQIDSQESKSTCNNGNFVPQSEAQLKPQAASCSSSSSSSSSNSSITSEDSPTNLPLRRTSKTLSFGKRRGKQRSKDQNPACNHLLSSKKKRSNWVLKFNCAKSKGSKSTDIPGQGNNNSECVCTGYRRTEELPMGAGVVFNSSSAPQSPILGPLPSSPVIDLSRFNPEEYPMEIVLFQDCDERARLQRAREMEEGVEPPPGYKPNIAAGIQVHPNGITVDSLAALFQANAGIQAAALTALSQIDFSLIPNIERPAHTQVDYVHCLVPDLRSITACSFYWGKMDRYEAERLLEGKQEGTFLLRDSAQEEFLFSVSFRKYERSLHARVEQWNHKFSFDSHDPGVYASGTVCGLIEHYKDPSCCMFFEPVLTIPLHRTYAFPLQHLCRAIITTRTTYDGINKLQLPKTLKSYLKEYHYKQRVRVRRLDIESDLQ encoded by the exons ATGGGCCAACGCTTAGCCAGCTTGAGAAATTTCTTTAAGATGGACAGTGAGAAATCCGAGCTCAAGAATTCAGCCAACGTAACGCGCCAGAGTACTCCCACAACAGACATGCCAAATCAGAACGCCGAGGATAACGGGAACGTCGAGTTACCGCCCAACGAAACAGAAAACACACAAAATAAGTCTGACGAAAATCTCAACAACGAACGGCTCGACTTGGGCTTAGACAATCACAACTCGAGATTTGAGTCTATATACAGCCAACAGATCGACTCGCAGGAGTCCAAGTCAACCTGCAATAATGGAAACTTTGTACCTCAGTCCGAAGCACAGCTAAAACCACAGGCAGCATcttgcagcagcagcagcagtagcagcagcagcaacagcagcatcACCTCGGAAGACAGTCCGACTAATCTACCGTTGCGAAGAACGTCGAAGACTTTATCTTTCGGAAAAAGAAGGG GTAAACAACGAAGCAAGGATCAAAATCCTGCCTGCAATCACCTGCTGTCTTCGAAAAAAAAGCGCAGTAACTGGgtactgaaattcaattgcGCCAAGAGCAAGGGATCCAAAAGTACGGACATACCTGGTCAGGGAAATAACAACTCTGAATGCGTCTGCACCGGATACAGAAGAACGGAAGAACTTCCCATGGGCGCTGGTGTCGTATTCAACAGCTCTTCGGCTCCTCAAAGTCCAATTCTTGGACCTCTGCCTTCTAGTCCGGTTATCGACTTGTCCCGATTTAATCCTGAGGAATATCCCATGGAG ATTGTCTTGTTTCAGGACTGCGACGAGAGGGCTAGACTTCAAAGAGCCAGGGAGATGGAAGAAGGTGTAGAACCACCCCCGGGATACAAACCTAATATCGCAGCGGGTATTCAGGTGCATCCTAATGGAATAACGGTCGATAGCCTGGCCGCGTTGTTTCAAGCAAATGCTGGAATTCAGGCCGCAGCTCTCACCGCTCTGTcgcaaattgatttttccctAATTCCAAATATCGAACGACCTGCGCATACTCAG GTCGATTACGTTCACTGCCTGGTACCTGATTTACGATCAATCACAGCCTGCTCTTTTTACTGGGGTAAAATGGACCGTTACGAGGCAGAACGTTTGCTAGAGGGCAAACAAGAGGGAACATTTTTGCTGCGCGATTCTGCCCAAGAGGAATTCCTCTTCTCGGTTAGCTTTAGAAAGTACGAACGTTCGTTACACGCGAGAGTCGAACAGTGGAACCACAAATTCAGTTTCGATTCGCACGACCCTGGTGTTTACGCTTCTGGAACG GTATGCGGCTTGATAGAACACTACAAGGACCCGTCTTGCTGTATGTTCTTTGAGCCTGTGCTGACGATACCGTTGCATCGTACATACGCTTTTCCGCTGCAACATTTATGTCGAGCGATTATAACGACTAGAACAACGTACGACGGTATAAACAAACTACAGCTACCTAAAACGTTGAAAAGTTACCTCAAAGAGTATCACTATAAGCAAAGGGTTCGAGTAAGGAGGCTCGATATCGAGAGTGATCTTCAGTAA
- the LOC124223595 gene encoding prostaglandin E2 receptor EP2 subtype isoform X2, whose amino-acid sequence MDEDFVEEISNASFVVEAEKLDDPLNITMMIIKPKRHVNFLAQTILTLVYIAGVVGNISALVILFSRDKRRNRKHLLMLRCLATNNLVALLGMLVQMHLTLYVEDAETRIFCALRVVWRFFGLFSGCVAIVMAVERWLALTRPFVYQKVTYPVIVRCIILLWFVSGILCFMPFAGFGDYYQQGSAPDYKNGKCLRYRDAKNVEDIAYAYVFFFFGTVLCLSIVWCNLAVSRALCRLSRRSAVIRRVSRASSRAKPLLSIATGPPSEVVATAEERAFSRLMAMLSITFVICWMPQMISIPLAQYSPSIGQERVIVGKFIFAFNMIADILLCIHFTLDPYIYVLLRMRPSFPFLKPLCRICRSGRSRASSFTGTIDNRGSSGDPPTPITEAPSTPVSEEMEPQLTAAAV is encoded by the exons ATGGACGAGGATTTTGTGGAGGAAATTTCTAACGCCAGCTTCGTCGTGGAGGCTGAGAAATTGGACGATCCGTTGAATATCACGATGATGATTATAAAGCCAAAACGACACGTCAACTTTCTAGCCCAGACAATTCTAACCCTCGTTTACATCGCCGGTGTCGTCGGCAATATATCAGCCCTCGTCATCCTCTTCAGTCGCGATAAG AGAAGGAACCGGAAGCACCTCCTGATGCTGCGTTGTCTGGCGACGAACAACCTCGTCGCCTTGCTAGGAATGCTCGTTCAAATGCACCTCACTCTTTACGTCGAAGATGCGGAAACCCGGATTTTCTGCGCCCTTCGAGTCGTCTGGAGATTTTTCGGCCTTTTTAGCGGGTGCGTGGCGATTGTGATGGCCGTAGAACGCTGGCTCGCTCTGACGAGGCCTTTCGTTTACCAGAAG GTGACGTATCCGGTGATAGTTCGATGCATAATTCTGCTCTGGTTCGTCTCTGGTATCCTGTGCTTTATGCCGTTCGCTGGTTTCGGCGATTATTATCAGCAGGGCTCGGCACCCGATTACAAAAACGGGAAGTGCCTCCGTTACAGAGACGCGAAAAACGTCGAAGACATCGCCTACGCCtacgttttcttcttcttcg GCACGGTTCTCTGCCTCTCGATCGTTTGGTGCAATCTTGCAGTGTCTCGAGCACTGTGCAGATTGAGCCGTCGATCGGCAGTAATTCGTAGGGTGTCAAGAGCCTCGTCGCGAGCCAAGCCTCTTCTCAGCATAGCCACCGGTCCACCCTCGGAAGTCGTCGCTACAGCCGAAGAAAGGGCCTTCTCCCGACTGATGGCCATGCTATCGATAACGTTCGTCATTTGCTGGATGCCTCAGATG ATCTCGATCCCCTTGGCCCAGTACTCGCCGAGTATCGGACAGGAGCGAGTTATCGTTGGAAAATTCATCTTTGCGTTCAACATGATCGCCGACATCCTGCTATGCATTCACTTCACCCTGGATCCCTACATTTACGTGCTGTTACGAATGCGCCCGAGTTTTCCCTTCCTAAAACCGCTGTGCCGCATCTGCCGCTCGGGAAGAAGTCGCGCAAGCTCATTTACAG GGACCATCGACAATCGGGGCAGCAGCGGGGATCCGCCAACTCCGATAACGGAAGCTCCATCGACTCCGGTCAGCGAGGAAATGGAGCCTCAACTTACAGCGGCGGCAGTCTGA
- the LOC124223595 gene encoding prostaglandin E2 receptor EP2 subtype isoform X1 — translation MDEDFVEEISNASFVVEAEKLDDPLNITMMIIKPKRHVNFLAQTILTLVYIAGVVGNISALVILFSRDKRRNRKHLLMLRCLATNNLVALLGMLVQMHLTLYVEDAETRIFCALRVVWRFFGLFSGCVAIVMAVERWLALTRPFVYQKQVTYPVIVRCIILLWFVSGILCFMPFAGFGDYYQQGSAPDYKNGKCLRYRDAKNVEDIAYAYVFFFFGTVLCLSIVWCNLAVSRALCRLSRRSAVIRRVSRASSRAKPLLSIATGPPSEVVATAEERAFSRLMAMLSITFVICWMPQMISIPLAQYSPSIGQERVIVGKFIFAFNMIADILLCIHFTLDPYIYVLLRMRPSFPFLKPLCRICRSGRSRASSFTGTIDNRGSSGDPPTPITEAPSTPVSEEMEPQLTAAAV, via the exons ATGGACGAGGATTTTGTGGAGGAAATTTCTAACGCCAGCTTCGTCGTGGAGGCTGAGAAATTGGACGATCCGTTGAATATCACGATGATGATTATAAAGCCAAAACGACACGTCAACTTTCTAGCCCAGACAATTCTAACCCTCGTTTACATCGCCGGTGTCGTCGGCAATATATCAGCCCTCGTCATCCTCTTCAGTCGCGATAAG AGAAGGAACCGGAAGCACCTCCTGATGCTGCGTTGTCTGGCGACGAACAACCTCGTCGCCTTGCTAGGAATGCTCGTTCAAATGCACCTCACTCTTTACGTCGAAGATGCGGAAACCCGGATTTTCTGCGCCCTTCGAGTCGTCTGGAGATTTTTCGGCCTTTTTAGCGGGTGCGTGGCGATTGTGATGGCCGTAGAACGCTGGCTCGCTCTGACGAGGCCTTTCGTTTACCAGAAG CAGGTGACGTATCCGGTGATAGTTCGATGCATAATTCTGCTCTGGTTCGTCTCTGGTATCCTGTGCTTTATGCCGTTCGCTGGTTTCGGCGATTATTATCAGCAGGGCTCGGCACCCGATTACAAAAACGGGAAGTGCCTCCGTTACAGAGACGCGAAAAACGTCGAAGACATCGCCTACGCCtacgttttcttcttcttcg GCACGGTTCTCTGCCTCTCGATCGTTTGGTGCAATCTTGCAGTGTCTCGAGCACTGTGCAGATTGAGCCGTCGATCGGCAGTAATTCGTAGGGTGTCAAGAGCCTCGTCGCGAGCCAAGCCTCTTCTCAGCATAGCCACCGGTCCACCCTCGGAAGTCGTCGCTACAGCCGAAGAAAGGGCCTTCTCCCGACTGATGGCCATGCTATCGATAACGTTCGTCATTTGCTGGATGCCTCAGATG ATCTCGATCCCCTTGGCCCAGTACTCGCCGAGTATCGGACAGGAGCGAGTTATCGTTGGAAAATTCATCTTTGCGTTCAACATGATCGCCGACATCCTGCTATGCATTCACTTCACCCTGGATCCCTACATTTACGTGCTGTTACGAATGCGCCCGAGTTTTCCCTTCCTAAAACCGCTGTGCCGCATCTGCCGCTCGGGAAGAAGTCGCGCAAGCTCATTTACAG GGACCATCGACAATCGGGGCAGCAGCGGGGATCCGCCAACTCCGATAACGGAAGCTCCATCGACTCCGGTCAGCGAGGAAATGGAGCCTCAACTTACAGCGGCGGCAGTCTGA
- the LOC124223589 gene encoding gamma-taxilin isoform X1 yields MNKKKRKRKDLPLRKIVTKRHEFLKLKSIAFEIPASRKFQRADISIDRLSNLEFVRDSIAGCDVVFVFTAAAAGTICHVWIMDNKITEIETPEVPKKENEVCKPVEQTKERKNMKEEKARKKDDKSVEQVLKALSSLDTAEEKLAAMCKKYSDTVDDNRKLQLALKQAEKKVVVVQREKEQFQSEHSKAILTRSRLESLCRELQRQNKAVKDESLLKIREEEEKRKEVSAKFQSTLSEITALMSQNNEKNTKLHEDNLEMTKKFKSVCEQYEIREQQVEKMQQQMKLEAQLAEAKLAKAKMEMAAEKEVLLKEKQQLLLNLTEYQVRIREHQATEVGLRGQISMYTDKYDEFQNALTKSNEVFGGFKDEMEKMSKKILKLEKETSSWKQRWENSHAALLEMAADKQQRDAELATTSRKLAQLQQLCRALQGERASLLAQLRGKDAANAGPEATDEAVNEESIKSIKQVDDISKDCQQLKENLVQLQGSLAEAIKKEEEEKLQKADEEEAQRQKSEPEERQEMVILNANVEHSTERKSEIKDEAQLKNIDENVAASNPMEVKSDEPKAENNETNGGSTISEEPPREINGENDSAIAVIDSVTDKNASIEKKVEQTVEVSCPALKDEDKSIESACPGTKKGKDGKKKKK; encoded by the exons atgaataaaaaaaaaagaaaaagaaaagatttgCCTCTTAGAAAAATTGTCACGAAGAGACACGAG TTCCTCAAGCTCAAAAGCATCGCATTCGAAATTCCCGCTTCGCGCAAATTCCAGCGCGCCGATATATCGATAGATCGACTCTCGAATCTCGAATTCGTTCGAGACTCGATTGCCGGCTGTGACGTCGTGTTTGTTTTCACGGCGGCGGCGGCAGGAACAATTTGTC ATGTTTGGATAATGGATAACAAGATAACTGAAATCGAGACCCCCGAGGTTCCCAAGAAAGAAAACGAAGTA TGTAAGCCGGTTGAACAAActaaggagagaaaaaatatgaaggaaGAGAAGGCGAGAAAAAAGGACGACAAGAGCGTGGAGCAAGTTTTGAAGGCGTTGAGCAGTTTGGATACGGCTGAGGAAAAATTGGCGGcgatgtgtaaaaaatattccgacACTGTGGACGACAATCGAAAGCTCCAGTTGGCGTTGAAACAGGCTGAGAAAAAGGTGGTGGTGGTACAACGCGAGAAGGAACAGTTTCAGAGCGAGCACAGCAAGGCTATACTGACTCGAAGTAGGCTCGAAAGTTTGTGCAGAGAATTGCAGAGGCAGAACAAGGCGGTCAAAGACGAAAGTTTGCTTAAGATCAgggaggaggaagaaaagCGAAAAGAAGTATCTGCCAAGTTTCAAAGCACATTGTCAGAGATAACTGCCTTGATGAGCCAGAATAATGAGAAGAATACAAAACTACACGAAGACAATTTGGAGATGACAAAAAAGTTCAAGTCTGTTTGCGAACAGTACGAAATTCGCGAACAACAGGTTGAAAAAATGCAGCAGCAGATGAAACTCGAGGCCCAATTGGCAGAGGCTAAGTTAGCCAAGGCTAAAATGGAGATGGCTGCTGAGAAGGAAGTACTACTCAAAGAGAAACAACAGCTTTTACTC AACCTAACCGAGTACCAAGTCAGGATACGAGAACATCAGGCAACGGAGGTCGGCCTGAGAGGGCAGATTAGTATGTACACAGACAAGTACGACGAGTTCCAAAATGCTCTGACTAAAAGTAACGAAGTGTTTGGCGGATTCAAAGACGAAATGGAGAAG ATGtcgaagaaaatattgaagcTGGAGAAGGAGACGAGTTCGTGGAAACAGCGCTGGGAAAATAGTCACGCGGCGCTTCTTGAGATGGCGGCCGACAAGCAGCAAAGGGATGCGGAGTTAGCAACTACGAGTAGAAAGCTGGCGCAGCTCCAGCAGCTTTGCAGAGCTCTCCAGGGTGAGAGAGCTTCGCTGTTGGCGCAGTTGAGGGGAAAGGACGCGGCGAATGCGGGTCCGGAAGCGACGGACGAAGCTGTGAACGAGGAGAGCATCAAGTCCATAAAGCAGGTTGACGATATATCGAAGGACTGTCAACAGTTGAAAGAGAATCTCGTACAGCTGCAAGGCTCCCTGGCAGAGGCtataaagaaagaagaagaagagaagctGCAGAAGGCTGACGAGGAAGAAGCGCAGCGCCAGAAATCGGAGCCGGAAGAACGACAGGAAATGGTGATACTAAATGCAAACGTTGAACATTCGACGGAGCGGAAGTCCGAGATAAAAGACGAGGCACAGTTGAAAAACATTGATGAAAACGTTGCAGCGTCGAATCCTATGGAAGTCAAGTCAGACGAACCTAAAGCGgaaaataacgaaacgaaCGGCGGATCTACGATCAGCGAGGAACCGCCTCGTGAGATAAACGGAGAAAACGATTCGGCGATCGCTGTAATCGATTCTGTGACGGATAAAAATGCCAGTATTGAAAAGAAGGTCGAACAAACGGTTGAAGTTTCCTGTCCCGCGTTAAAGGACGAAGATAAATCAATCGAATCTGCCTGCCCAGGAACGAAGAAAGGAAAG Gacggtaaaaagaaaaagaaatag
- the LOC124223589 gene encoding gamma-taxilin isoform X2, with protein sequence MDNKITEIETPEVPKKENEVCKPVEQTKERKNMKEEKARKKDDKSVEQVLKALSSLDTAEEKLAAMCKKYSDTVDDNRKLQLALKQAEKKVVVVQREKEQFQSEHSKAILTRSRLESLCRELQRQNKAVKDESLLKIREEEEKRKEVSAKFQSTLSEITALMSQNNEKNTKLHEDNLEMTKKFKSVCEQYEIREQQVEKMQQQMKLEAQLAEAKLAKAKMEMAAEKEVLLKEKQQLLLNLTEYQVRIREHQATEVGLRGQISMYTDKYDEFQNALTKSNEVFGGFKDEMEKMSKKILKLEKETSSWKQRWENSHAALLEMAADKQQRDAELATTSRKLAQLQQLCRALQGERASLLAQLRGKDAANAGPEATDEAVNEESIKSIKQVDDISKDCQQLKENLVQLQGSLAEAIKKEEEEKLQKADEEEAQRQKSEPEERQEMVILNANVEHSTERKSEIKDEAQLKNIDENVAASNPMEVKSDEPKAENNETNGGSTISEEPPREINGENDSAIAVIDSVTDKNASIEKKVEQTVEVSCPALKDEDKSIESACPGTKKGKDGKKKKK encoded by the exons ATGGATAACAAGATAACTGAAATCGAGACCCCCGAGGTTCCCAAGAAAGAAAACGAAGTA TGTAAGCCGGTTGAACAAActaaggagagaaaaaatatgaaggaaGAGAAGGCGAGAAAAAAGGACGACAAGAGCGTGGAGCAAGTTTTGAAGGCGTTGAGCAGTTTGGATACGGCTGAGGAAAAATTGGCGGcgatgtgtaaaaaatattccgacACTGTGGACGACAATCGAAAGCTCCAGTTGGCGTTGAAACAGGCTGAGAAAAAGGTGGTGGTGGTACAACGCGAGAAGGAACAGTTTCAGAGCGAGCACAGCAAGGCTATACTGACTCGAAGTAGGCTCGAAAGTTTGTGCAGAGAATTGCAGAGGCAGAACAAGGCGGTCAAAGACGAAAGTTTGCTTAAGATCAgggaggaggaagaaaagCGAAAAGAAGTATCTGCCAAGTTTCAAAGCACATTGTCAGAGATAACTGCCTTGATGAGCCAGAATAATGAGAAGAATACAAAACTACACGAAGACAATTTGGAGATGACAAAAAAGTTCAAGTCTGTTTGCGAACAGTACGAAATTCGCGAACAACAGGTTGAAAAAATGCAGCAGCAGATGAAACTCGAGGCCCAATTGGCAGAGGCTAAGTTAGCCAAGGCTAAAATGGAGATGGCTGCTGAGAAGGAAGTACTACTCAAAGAGAAACAACAGCTTTTACTC AACCTAACCGAGTACCAAGTCAGGATACGAGAACATCAGGCAACGGAGGTCGGCCTGAGAGGGCAGATTAGTATGTACACAGACAAGTACGACGAGTTCCAAAATGCTCTGACTAAAAGTAACGAAGTGTTTGGCGGATTCAAAGACGAAATGGAGAAG ATGtcgaagaaaatattgaagcTGGAGAAGGAGACGAGTTCGTGGAAACAGCGCTGGGAAAATAGTCACGCGGCGCTTCTTGAGATGGCGGCCGACAAGCAGCAAAGGGATGCGGAGTTAGCAACTACGAGTAGAAAGCTGGCGCAGCTCCAGCAGCTTTGCAGAGCTCTCCAGGGTGAGAGAGCTTCGCTGTTGGCGCAGTTGAGGGGAAAGGACGCGGCGAATGCGGGTCCGGAAGCGACGGACGAAGCTGTGAACGAGGAGAGCATCAAGTCCATAAAGCAGGTTGACGATATATCGAAGGACTGTCAACAGTTGAAAGAGAATCTCGTACAGCTGCAAGGCTCCCTGGCAGAGGCtataaagaaagaagaagaagagaagctGCAGAAGGCTGACGAGGAAGAAGCGCAGCGCCAGAAATCGGAGCCGGAAGAACGACAGGAAATGGTGATACTAAATGCAAACGTTGAACATTCGACGGAGCGGAAGTCCGAGATAAAAGACGAGGCACAGTTGAAAAACATTGATGAAAACGTTGCAGCGTCGAATCCTATGGAAGTCAAGTCAGACGAACCTAAAGCGgaaaataacgaaacgaaCGGCGGATCTACGATCAGCGAGGAACCGCCTCGTGAGATAAACGGAGAAAACGATTCGGCGATCGCTGTAATCGATTCTGTGACGGATAAAAATGCCAGTATTGAAAAGAAGGTCGAACAAACGGTTGAAGTTTCCTGTCCCGCGTTAAAGGACGAAGATAAATCAATCGAATCTGCCTGCCCAGGAACGAAGAAAGGAAAG Gacggtaaaaagaaaaagaaatag
- the LOC124223589 gene encoding alpha-taxilin isoform X3 — protein MKEEKARKKDDKSVEQVLKALSSLDTAEEKLAAMCKKYSDTVDDNRKLQLALKQAEKKVVVVQREKEQFQSEHSKAILTRSRLESLCRELQRQNKAVKDESLLKIREEEEKRKEVSAKFQSTLSEITALMSQNNEKNTKLHEDNLEMTKKFKSVCEQYEIREQQVEKMQQQMKLEAQLAEAKLAKAKMEMAAEKEVLLKEKQQLLLNLTEYQVRIREHQATEVGLRGQISMYTDKYDEFQNALTKSNEVFGGFKDEMEKMSKKILKLEKETSSWKQRWENSHAALLEMAADKQQRDAELATTSRKLAQLQQLCRALQGERASLLAQLRGKDAANAGPEATDEAVNEESIKSIKQVDDISKDCQQLKENLVQLQGSLAEAIKKEEEEKLQKADEEEAQRQKSEPEERQEMVILNANVEHSTERKSEIKDEAQLKNIDENVAASNPMEVKSDEPKAENNETNGGSTISEEPPREINGENDSAIAVIDSVTDKNASIEKKVEQTVEVSCPALKDEDKSIESACPGTKKGKDGKKKKK, from the exons atgaaggaaGAGAAGGCGAGAAAAAAGGACGACAAGAGCGTGGAGCAAGTTTTGAAGGCGTTGAGCAGTTTGGATACGGCTGAGGAAAAATTGGCGGcgatgtgtaaaaaatattccgacACTGTGGACGACAATCGAAAGCTCCAGTTGGCGTTGAAACAGGCTGAGAAAAAGGTGGTGGTGGTACAACGCGAGAAGGAACAGTTTCAGAGCGAGCACAGCAAGGCTATACTGACTCGAAGTAGGCTCGAAAGTTTGTGCAGAGAATTGCAGAGGCAGAACAAGGCGGTCAAAGACGAAAGTTTGCTTAAGATCAgggaggaggaagaaaagCGAAAAGAAGTATCTGCCAAGTTTCAAAGCACATTGTCAGAGATAACTGCCTTGATGAGCCAGAATAATGAGAAGAATACAAAACTACACGAAGACAATTTGGAGATGACAAAAAAGTTCAAGTCTGTTTGCGAACAGTACGAAATTCGCGAACAACAGGTTGAAAAAATGCAGCAGCAGATGAAACTCGAGGCCCAATTGGCAGAGGCTAAGTTAGCCAAGGCTAAAATGGAGATGGCTGCTGAGAAGGAAGTACTACTCAAAGAGAAACAACAGCTTTTACTC AACCTAACCGAGTACCAAGTCAGGATACGAGAACATCAGGCAACGGAGGTCGGCCTGAGAGGGCAGATTAGTATGTACACAGACAAGTACGACGAGTTCCAAAATGCTCTGACTAAAAGTAACGAAGTGTTTGGCGGATTCAAAGACGAAATGGAGAAG ATGtcgaagaaaatattgaagcTGGAGAAGGAGACGAGTTCGTGGAAACAGCGCTGGGAAAATAGTCACGCGGCGCTTCTTGAGATGGCGGCCGACAAGCAGCAAAGGGATGCGGAGTTAGCAACTACGAGTAGAAAGCTGGCGCAGCTCCAGCAGCTTTGCAGAGCTCTCCAGGGTGAGAGAGCTTCGCTGTTGGCGCAGTTGAGGGGAAAGGACGCGGCGAATGCGGGTCCGGAAGCGACGGACGAAGCTGTGAACGAGGAGAGCATCAAGTCCATAAAGCAGGTTGACGATATATCGAAGGACTGTCAACAGTTGAAAGAGAATCTCGTACAGCTGCAAGGCTCCCTGGCAGAGGCtataaagaaagaagaagaagagaagctGCAGAAGGCTGACGAGGAAGAAGCGCAGCGCCAGAAATCGGAGCCGGAAGAACGACAGGAAATGGTGATACTAAATGCAAACGTTGAACATTCGACGGAGCGGAAGTCCGAGATAAAAGACGAGGCACAGTTGAAAAACATTGATGAAAACGTTGCAGCGTCGAATCCTATGGAAGTCAAGTCAGACGAACCTAAAGCGgaaaataacgaaacgaaCGGCGGATCTACGATCAGCGAGGAACCGCCTCGTGAGATAAACGGAGAAAACGATTCGGCGATCGCTGTAATCGATTCTGTGACGGATAAAAATGCCAGTATTGAAAAGAAGGTCGAACAAACGGTTGAAGTTTCCTGTCCCGCGTTAAAGGACGAAGATAAATCAATCGAATCTGCCTGCCCAGGAACGAAGAAAGGAAAG Gacggtaaaaagaaaaagaaatag